AGTGGGGGCATTCGCCAGAGAGTTGGAAACAATGTTTGCACGGCTTTCCCGGAACCGGTCGTTGGGATGTTCCTACGGAACGCGACGCCTTGATCGCGTCAAGACGCATCACGATCAAAGTCATCGCCCCGGACGCGGTCGCAGCATACGCCCAGATGAAGATCGACAAAGGAGCCGACACAGCGTACTGGTCGCTTTTTCAAAGCATCTCGCCATTCGAGCAATACGACTGGGTCGGAGAAACGGAGCGTCTGACGACTCAAAACCGATCCCAAGCTTCTCGCTAGCGAGAGGTCTGCCGCTTCACTTTTTTCACCGGCCGCCGTAGCTCGGCTAGGAATTCGCTTGCGTCGCGCACATTGCCAGCCAGGTAGTCCCGATGGCCAGTCTTGATTTGTTCCTTCAACGCGCCATCCTGCTGGTCCAAATAATCTTCCAGGTCATCGACGTGCATGATCCCTGCGACGGGAATGCCGTCCTTCTCAAGAATAAAATACTCGCGGTTGATATGAGCACGCCGTACGACCTGGCCGAGATTAATGCGCGCTTTCGTGAGTGGAATTCGATGTACTACGCTCTTCGTCGACTTTGAAACAGTCATTATGGCCCTCCGAGTTAATTGATTAACGTTAATCAACTTCAATTATCTCATGAGTGGGGCGAGGTTCAGCACAGTCGCCTCACTTGCTCCTCTGCCATTCCCGGTAAGCCTCGCTCTTCGAAACTCCCCGCTCCTTCGCCACTTTTTTCAGCGCCGCCTTCTCATCGACTTTCTCTTCCGCCATGATCTGCTCCACCCGCTGCCGCACCGACGGACGGACCCTTCGACTTTGCTCAGGGCAAGCTGCGTCCGTCCCTACGCGAGCCACTTCTTCTTCGGCTTTGCCGATCAGCAGCGTGATCTCGCCTTTCACCGCTGCGCGCGCCTTCAAGTTTTCCAGCACTTCACCCGCGAATCCGCGTAGAAACTCTTCATGCAGCTTGGTCACCTCGCGCGCGATCACCACCTGCCGGGCGTTTCCCATCACTTCGCAAATATCTTCCAAAGTCTCGACCACCCGGTGCGGAGCCTCATAAAATACCTGCGTCCGCGGAGAATTCTTGACCGCCTCCAGCGCCGCGCGACGCTCACCGCGCTTCGCGGGAAGAAATCCACTGAAGCGAAATGAATCCGTCGGCAAACCGCTCGCGACCAGCGCAGAGAGAAATGCTGATGCCCCCGGAATCGGCACCACCGACACATGATGCCGAATCGCCAGCGCAATCAGCCTGTACCCGGGATCCGAGATTCCCGGCATCCCCGCATCCGTTACCAGCGCCACGCTCGCGCCCTCCTGCATATCCTTGACCAGTTCCGCCGATTTCGTCATCTCGTTATGTTCGTGGTAACTCGTCGTGCGGGTCGCGATCGCGTAATGATTGAGCAGCTTCTGCGTCTGCCGCGTGTCCTCGCAGGCAATCACGTCGACTTCTTTCAGCACGCGCAGCGCGCGCAGCGTGATGTCCTCCAGATTCCCGATCGGCGTCCCCACCACATAAAGCGCCGGCCCGGAAGACTTCAGGGTCGCGCGGATTTCTGCGTCAGCGTCGTTCATGGCGGGAAGTCTACCACTGGTCATGTGGGGACAGCCGCCCCCGGCTGTCCGGTCGAGCGAAGCTCGACGGTATGCGGCGGCCGTAACTTTCCAAGCGCACGGGCAGTTATGTTAATGTACGTTTCCTTGGAGGCCTCTACATGACCGCCAACAACTTCCGCGAAATAGCCCTCGCACTCCCCGAAACCGAAGAGCGCCAGCACATGGACCATCCTGACTTTCGCGTAGCCGGAAGGATTTTCGCGACACTCGGCTATCCCGATAAATCCCGAGGCATGGTAAAGCTCTCGCCGGAAGATCAGCACAACTTTGCCAAGGATTATCCCGAAGTATTCACTCCGGTGAACGGCGCTTGGGGACGCCGCGGGGCGACCAGCGTCCTTCTTAAGCCGGGGAAAAAAGAAGTTCTCGGCAAAGCCATCGAAGCCGCCTGGCGCAATACCGCACCAAGGCGTTTAATCGCAAAGTAAACCAACCGTGACTCGACCCAAAACAACGGCAGCTACCGCCGCGACCCAATTTTGCATCCAAGCAAGGCGATGCGGCTCGCTCCAAAACCCGCCACGGTAGCCCTGTTCTGCGGGTTGACACTATGCGTCTGCCCGGCGCAACAGGCCTCGCAGCAACGCGAAAATGCGAGCGCCACTCGCCCGCGGACAAATGAGAATTATGCACGACGGTCCGATAAGACCTTGACTGCCGACGAGGGCCTCGCCGTAATTTCCGCCGCGCTTGACCGCAGAGTGCGCCGCTATTCTGGACAGGACTGTTCTCATCTGGTTCACGCGATTTACGAACGGGCCGGGTTCCCCTACCAGTACGCAACCTCCGACGATCTTTATGACGGAGTCCCGAAGTTTCAGCGCGTAGCCGAGCCGCAGCCCGGCGATTTGATCGTCTGGCACGGCCACGCAGGAATTGTGGTGCGGCCCTCGCGCCATGTCTTCTTCAGCTTCATGAGCGCAGGCCCGGGCATCGACAACTACGAAAGCCGCTATTGGAGCCGCCGCGGACACGCCCGCTTTTATCGCTACATCAAAAATGAAAGGTGCCCAGGATGCACCGCGGTCAGCAAAAACGTTCGGACGAGACGATAAGAGAACGAGACGATAAGAGAAGACGATAAACCGTGCAGCTCCCAGAGTCGCCGCTATTTCGCAAATTGACGCGATCGCTCCCCAGCCCCTAAAATCAATAGGAATCTGATTGTTCCTCGCAACCGTCTCACACTCATGCCCCTTTACGAATACGAATGCAAGAAGTGCGGCCACCGCTTCGAGAAAATCCAGAAATTCTCCGACAAGATGGTCAAGAAGTGCCCCGAGTGCGGAGGCGTGGTTGAGCAGATGATCTCCGCTCCCGCCGTCCAATTCAAAGGCTCAGGCTGGTACGTCACCGACTACGCCAAGAAACCCGCATCCTCAGGCAGCAGCAGCGGAGAGTCGAGAGAGAAAAAGGACGACAAATCCAAGTCCGACGGCGGCGCTAAAGAAACATCGTCAAAAGATAGCTCGACGAAAGATAACTCGCCAAAGGAGAGCTCCTCGAAAGAGTCCAGCTCGAAGGACAGCTCCTCTAAGGAAACGTCGCGCAATGGTTCGGGCAGACATAAATAAAGCGGCTCCGATTCGTCGAGGCCGCCGAAATCTCCATCCGCGCATTCGCCACTAATCACTGACCACTGCTACTTCAGCTCCCGCTCAAAGTGCTCTTCAATCATCGTGAACAGATGCACCCGCGCATCTTTCCCCGCAATGCTGTGCGTCTTGTTGGGATAAATCATCAGCCGGAACTGCTTCCCCGCCTTGATCAGCGCATCAATCATCTGAATGCTGTTCTGGAAATGCACATTGTCGTCGCTCGTGCCATGCACGAGCAGCAGCGCCCCGTGCAACTTGTCCGCATCCCTCGTGACGTCAGATTGTTCGTACCCTTGCTTGTCGTCCTTAAGCAGCCCCATGTAGCGCTCGGTATATATCGAATCGTAGTTCACCTGATCCGTCACCGGAGCCACCGCGACGCCGGCGCGAAAGCGGTCGGAATGCGTCATCGCGTACAGCGTCATCGACCCGCCATTCGACCATCCCCAAATCGCCACCCGATCCTTATCAAGCTGCGGATACTGCGCCAGCAACTGATCCAAAGCGGTCAGCTGATCTTTCAATTCGATTGCACCAAACTCGTGCCGGATAGCCGTCTGGAATTTTCGGTCGCGCCCCGGAGTACCGCGGTTGTCCACCGAAAAAATCGCGAACCCTTTCCGCGCCAGAATTTCGTCAAACGGATCTGGCGGCCCTTTTCTTACCGTCTGCGCCGCCGGACCTCCGTAGATGTTCACGATCACCGGAATCTTGCCGCTCGCAGCGTCCGGCGGAAGCAACAGCCGCCCATAGAGCACCGTTCCATCGTCAGCTTTAAACTCCAGGTACTTCGGCGCCCGCAACCCATATTCTGCGATTGCGTTGTGTGCCTGCCACACCGGGCTACACGCAGCTCCCACCGTGCACAACGAGAGGCTGGGCGAATTCTGCGGACCAGAATGCATGTGCGTATAGTGCTTGCCGTCGTCGCTGAAATTTCCAGAATGCATTCCCTCTTCCGGTGTGAGATTCTTGAAATCCGATCCATCCAACCTCACGGAATAAATGTGCACTTCCCGCGGATCATCCTTATTCGCTGCAAGAAACACCGTGCCCGCGGCTTCGTCCGCACCCAAAATCCCCAGCACCGCGTAGTCGCCCTTCTCCAACTGCCGTTCCAACTTGGCATCAGCGGCCATCGGATTCTGCTTGTCAAAGCTGTAAAGATAAATATGCATGTTGCCGTCGCGCCAGCTTGGCCAGAGGAACTGTCCGCCGGATTTCAGAAAACGAACCTCGACATGCTCGAAGTCGATCCATGCTCCCGGCGTAGTCTCAGTCAATACGATCCGCGACTTGCCGGTTTTCGCATCGATGAAATACAGGTCCGACTTATCTTCTGTTCGATTTAGCACCTGGGCCCAGATCACGCCTTCGCGCACCCAGCCGAATCTTGGAATGTAGGAATCCTCGTCGCTGGTCGGCGAAATCCAACGCACTTTCCCCTTCTCCGTGTCCACCACCCCCAACTTCACCACCGGATTGGGATCGCCCACCTTGGGATATTTCTCGTTGTCTACATTAGGATGTGTCGGCATCCAGTCGGTGATGGGATAAGTGGGCACCTTGGTTTCATCCATGTGCATGAACACGATCTCTTTGCTATCAGGCGACCAGAAATAATTGCTGCGCACGCCCAACTCTTCGGCATAAACCCAGTCAATATCGCCGTTGAAGAGACTATCGCCCGTGTCTTTGGTCAGCGCCTTTTCGTCTTTGCCGCTGATCGGGCGGACATACAAATTGTGTTTGCGTACATAAGCCAGTTGATTGCCGTTGGGCGAAAACTTCGGATCGCCGCTGGGGTCGCCTGCCGACGTAAACGCCACCGCCGTCTCCGTTCCCAAATCGTAAAGCCAGAGCTGACCCTGCGAATCGAAAATCAAATGTTTCGAATCCGGCGCCCACAAATACGACGCCACGCGATAGCGCGTTAGGCGTTCTTTCTCGCGCTCGTTCTTGACTTTATTCACGTCAGGGTCGAGCGACGCCAGTTTGGCCGCGCTCACCAGCACCTTCTTCTCGCCCGTGGCCGTGTCCACATACCACAACTCACCCTTCTCGCCCTTTTCGTCGCGCTGCACGAAGGTGAGCTTGGTTCCGTCCGGACTCCACTCGATCGTCTCTGGCCCGCGTCCGTTGAGGCCTCCGGTCTGATAAATGGCTTCAATCGTCAACGGCTTGGTAGGCGCGGTTTGCGCGGGAGCCGGGGTTAAAAAGCCGAGAACAACAATAAGTGCGAGCAGGGAAAAGCATGCCAACGAAATCTGTCTTTTCACGAAGTGACCCTCACAGGAAAATTCTCACAGGAAGAATTTAGAGTGTACACCGACCCAGCTCATGGAGGGGCGGACGCCTCGCCCGCCCCGAAGTGTGGCGCAGACATGGCCTGCGGCCATCCCGGACGAGGCGTCCGGGGCTCCACTAAGTTTTCTTGCTATCGAGGCCGCGGCAGCCGTCGCAACCACCGCAATTCGCCCCCCGCCGCATGCTAGAATCATGAGAGGGTCAATGCTTCCCGACATCGAAAATCTGCTGAAACTGCAAGACACCGACAAAGAAATCCGCCGTCTGCAGGACGAAGTCGCCGAGTTCCCCAAACGCGTCGCCGTCATCGAGCAGAAGCTGGCTGGCACCAAGGCTCAACTGGAAAAAGCTCAGACTGCCGTCAAGGCCGACGAAGCCAGCCGCCGCAAGTACGACAGCGCCATCAACGACCTGCGCGGCAAGATTTCGAAGTATCGCGATCAGTCTCTCGACGTCAAAACCAACGATCAGTACAAGGCGCTGCTGCACGAAATTGAGTTCGCCGAAAAAGAAATCGCGGCCAACGAAGACAAGATTCTCGAGCTGATGGTCAATGCCGACGCCCGCGATAAAGAAGTCAAAACCGCGCAAGCCGAACTGAAAGCCGAAGCCGCCGAGATCGAAGCCGAAAAAGAACAGGCCCGCCAGACCACGGCCGCCGACGAAAAGCTTCTCACCGAGTGGCGCGGCAAGCGCGATCAGATTCGCACCGGCATCAACGAAGACCTGCTGCGCCATTTCGAGCGCGTTTCAAAGTTCCGAGGCAGCGGCATCTCAGAAGTTCGCGATCAAAAATGCATGGCCTGCCGCGTGATGCTGCGGCCGCAGACCTACAACGAAATTCGCTCCGGCCAGCAAGTCATCGTCTGTGACTCGTGCCAGCGCATTCTTTATTTCAATGCCGCGGATGAACTCGTGGACCAGGTTCCCTCCACGCATCGGCCAAAACGCCATCACCCTAAAATCGACGCGCCCCAGGCCTGGTACTATCGTCCCGAGTTCCAGGACATCGGCGAAGTATTTCTGTGCCTGACGAATTCGCGAGGCCAAGCCACCCGCCGCGTCTACGACGTCCACACCGGCCGCCTCATCGGCGACATTCTCACGCGGGAAGGCGACTACCGCCAAGCCTTTCCTGAAGACATCGCCGGCGCGACGCGCCTAAACGGCAGTTGGACCGAAGACGAACTTGATGCCTTCGGCGCCGAACTTCCCATGGTCGCCCTGGACTCGCTAAGATTCGATCTAGACCACGCCCGCCATGAAGCCGCCACCGGCTCGCACGTAAAACAACCCGCCCCCGCAGCCTCGACCGAACAAGCCGCCAGCTAAGCTCTCGTGGGGACGCAGGTTTTGGTCTTGACTTCGACTTCGGCTTCTTCTTCTCCTTCTTCGTCTTCTTCTTCTTCCTCTTCTTCTTCCTCTTCTTCTTCGAAATCAGAGTCGTCCCAGATGTGCTCGCCCAGGAGATTTTCGCCGAGGGCGCGAGGATCGACGATGACGTCGCGAATATAGGGCTCGAAGGTGGTGCGACTGAGATTGGCGCTGGCGGTTTGCAGAGCGTAGAGCAGGAGTCCGGCGGTTTTGTGATCGATTTGGCCGGAGACGAGGTAGCGCATGATCTGCATGAGGGAGACCTGGATGGAGTTGGCATCCTCAAGCACGGGGAGTGCGAGCGTGGCTGGGGCAAGCGGGCCGTGGCCGGCTTCGATGCGAGCGGCGTTCAGCGCATTTTGCCGGAGGCGATCGAGGCTGAGTTCGAGTCGCTCCTCGTGATGGCGTTTGTGAAAGTAACAGAATTTGTTGCGGCGCAGGGCGGGCGATCCGCACTGCGTGCCGTTGACTTTGATGTGCTGACAGCGATTGGGAAACGAATCCATTTCTTTAAGCTCCTGGCTCCTAGCTACTAGCTTCTAGCTAACATCGAACTTCTGACTCGGGCTGCGGGTTCCTTCGATGTGGTACCCCTCCCCCTCCCCTCCCCCCTCCTTGATCCCGATCTATTGGAATCACGGAGTTGGCGGGATTTTGCGAATTGATCCTTGGGCTGCAATAAGTTAGGGGGAAAATCTTGAGTCCCTTGGACTTAAGTGCGGCGGAAGAATCTATTTTTGTTTTGTGCTGGCCGAGTATTCAACAGCTAGATTTCTCAGTCAAGGTTGGATGAACATTGGGAGGGTGTGGAAAAGGTCGGGTTGGAAAGGTTGGAACTAAGGACGCGCGCTTGCGTTAAGATAGCCCGAGTGAGGGGCACATGGCACAGATGACACCGCAGGTTTCCGAGTTGCTGGAGCGCGCTCTGTCGCTCTCGATTGAGGAGCAGGAGGCATTGGCGGAATCTCTGATCTCCTCTTTAGGCGGCAAGGTAGATGAGGGCGTACAAGCGGCCTGGGAGTCCGAGATTGGAAAGCGCATCGCGGATTTGGATTCGGGACAGGCCAAGACTACCTCATGGGCAGAAGTGCGAAGACGCAATTTAGCGAAGTTACCTCGTGCCCAGTGAGCCAGTCGAGTTTCACGACGAAGCTACCGCCGAATACGATGCGGCGTTCGATTGGTATCTGGAACGAAGTCCTGACTCCGCTCTGCGCTTCGACGCGGAAGTTGAACGAGCTCTAGCAGAGATCGTGGCTGCTCCTCGACGTTGGGCCATGGGCCCGTACTCTACGCGCAAGTTCCTGCTGCGACGGTTTCCCTTCATTCTGATTTATCGCGAGCGACCGTCGGGGAGCATTCAGATTGTCGCGGTCGCTCATACCAGCCGCAAGCCGGGATATTGGAAGGGACGACTGTAGGTCGAGATGCGCGGCCAGGGTCCGTGCCCCCATGTTTCGAGGTTCTGAGTGAGCTTTGCGACGGATCTCTTGCTGGCCTTGTTGCTTCAGCAGAACGGAGGTATGATCGCCGTTTCAAAGAGCTGCCGCGATGCACGAGCGACTGACGCTCGGCGTTAGGGAAAAAGCTATGTGGATTTTCCTCGGCCTTGCAAGTTTTCTTTTGTTCTACAAGCTGTTCATCTCCTACTATCTCGGAAACGCAGGTCGGGGCCCACTAGACAGCCCTCCAGTATTCGCTCGAAGTTGGTTTCATCGCGTCGTTTGGTCTCTGGCCTTGCTGCTCCTCGGCCTGTCGGCGCTCTTTTCCTACGCTGTGAGCGGCTGGCTCGTTCCGGTTCCGCTGATATTAGCTCTTATTCTCCCGGGCTGGAAGGCCTTTAGGCGCGACGCCGAACTAGATGCGACGATCAAGAAAAGCATCGTGACTCACTATGAGTTGAAGGGGCAAGGCGTCCCTGAACCAGAGATTTTCAAGCGTGTTGTGACCATCGTCGCGGGAGCCGAGGCAGAAGATTACGAATTTCTGTGGGAATCGGCTGATTATGATTGGGATTTGGAGCGCGTGATTCAGTACATAATCCTTCCTGCCAAAAAGCTCCACTCAAACCACCCAGGACAGGGTGTACACGGCGTTGAGGCGAGTGTAGAAGTCAGGAACCGCATCAGAGGATTCGTGGCCTCCTTTGAGCGCCTGAGGGTCGGCCATGAGGAGCGAGACTCGAAGTAAGCGACAACGGAGTTGAATCGGGGCCGCCGCTCCTCTCCGACTATCCAGTGTATCCGCCAAGATTACCTGATATCGGACAACTCGCAGCGCGTCTTTGCGGATCTCGTGGAGTTGCGCTTAGCTCCTCCACGCACTCTTCTTGATGGGTCTCGCAGAAGAATTTCGATCTTCTGCCGTCTGGATTGTTTACGACGATGCATTGTTCGCGGGCCACGATTTCTTACCTCCTGGGAATTATTCTAAACCCAAAAGAAAAGGCCATCAGATCTCTCTGACCGGCCTTCATTAATGCCGGCGACGACCCGCTCCCGCACACTTTCGCGCGCAGTACAATCGGCCGAGCGAAAATCCCTGCGGCCCTCAGGGGCTAAAGCCCGCGATCTCTTGGGCGCTTTACGGTACGGCTGAAGCCGTACCCTTCCACGAACCGGATTCAACCCTTACGGTACGGCTAAAGCCGCACCCTTCCACGGGCCCGGATTCAACCTTTACGGTACGGCTGAAGCCGCGCCCTTCCACGAACCTGGTCCACGGACCCGGATGCAAAAGAGTTCCAGGCATTAGTATGGGCGGATGTCTCCATCTGCCCATTCGACTCTCCCCACCGTCAAGATCTCCCCGCGCGGCGCCGGCCGGCTCAAGTCTGGACACGTCTGGGTCTACCGCTCCGACATCGTTTCCACCGATGGAGTCGAGCCCGGTTCGTTGGTCCGCGTCGTCGACCACCGCGGCAAGTTCCTCGGTACTGCCCTCTACTCCAGTTCCTCGCAAATTGCGATCCGGATGATTTCGCAGGATCCCGTGGCTGACTTCCCGGCACTCCTCCGTCAGCGCATCGCCGACGCCATCGCCTATCGCGCGTCGATCATCGGTCAAGGCAGCGGCGAACGCAGCGTCCGCGACAACGGAGCCTACCGCGTTATTTTCAGCGAAGCCGATTTCCTTCCCGGCCTTATCGTCGACCGCTACAACGACATTCTTTCTCTGCAAATCCTCACCCAGGCAATGGACGCCAACCTTTGCCGCGAAACTGTCATCTCTGAACTGACCGAACAGTTCCATCCTGCCGCGATCGTTGAGCGGGTTGACCCGCGGGTTCGCGAACTCGAAACTCTTCCACCTCGCACCTCTGGCCTGTTGCACGGCGAAAAGTCCGCCACCACTTTCACCATGAA
The Candidatus Sulfotelmatobacter sp. DNA segment above includes these coding regions:
- a CDS encoding type II toxin-antitoxin system Phd/YefM family antitoxin, which translates into the protein MTVSKSTKSVVHRIPLTKARINLGQVVRRAHINREYFILEKDGIPVAGIMHVDDLEDYLDQQDGALKEQIKTGHRDYLAGNVRDASEFLAELRRPVKKVKRQTSR
- a CDS encoding addiction module protein; translation: MAQMTPQVSELLERALSLSIEEQEALAESLISSLGGKVDEGVQAAWESEIGKRIADLDSGQAKTTSWAEVRRRNLAKLPRAQ
- a CDS encoding type II toxin-antitoxin system RelE/ParE family toxin, with amino-acid sequence MPSEPVEFHDEATAEYDAAFDWYLERSPDSALRFDAEVERALAEIVAAPRRWAMGPYSTRKFLLRRFPFILIYRERPSGSIQIVAVAHTSRKPGYWKGRL
- a CDS encoding zinc ribbon domain-containing protein, with amino-acid sequence MPLYEYECKKCGHRFEKIQKFSDKMVKKCPECGGVVEQMISAPAVQFKGSGWYVTDYAKKPASSGSSSGESREKKDDKSKSDGGAKETSSKDSSTKDNSPKESSSKESSSKDSSSKETSRNGSGRHK
- a CDS encoding NlpC/P60 family protein, whose product is MRLAPKPATVALFCGLTLCVCPAQQASQQRENASATRPRTNENYARRSDKTLTADEGLAVISAALDRRVRRYSGQDCSHLVHAIYERAGFPYQYATSDDLYDGVPKFQRVAEPQPGDLIVWHGHAGIVVRPSRHVFFSFMSAGPGIDNYESRYWSRRGHARFYRYIKNERCPGCTAVSKNVRTRR
- the rsmI gene encoding 16S rRNA (cytidine(1402)-2'-O)-methyltransferase, with amino-acid sequence MNDADAEIRATLKSSGPALYVVGTPIGNLEDITLRALRVLKEVDVIACEDTRQTQKLLNHYAIATRTTSYHEHNEMTKSAELVKDMQEGASVALVTDAGMPGISDPGYRLIALAIRHHVSVVPIPGASAFLSALVASGLPTDSFRFSGFLPAKRGERRAALEAVKNSPRTQVFYEAPHRVVETLEDICEVMGNARQVVIAREVTKLHEEFLRGFAGEVLENLKARAAVKGEITLLIGKAEEEVARVGTDAACPEQSRRVRPSVRQRVEQIMAEEKVDEKAALKKVAKERGVSKSEAYREWQRSK
- a CDS encoding C4-type zinc ribbon domain-containing protein → MLPDIENLLKLQDTDKEIRRLQDEVAEFPKRVAVIEQKLAGTKAQLEKAQTAVKADEASRRKYDSAINDLRGKISKYRDQSLDVKTNDQYKALLHEIEFAEKEIAANEDKILELMVNADARDKEVKTAQAELKAEAAEIEAEKEQARQTTAADEKLLTEWRGKRDQIRTGINEDLLRHFERVSKFRGSGISEVRDQKCMACRVMLRPQTYNEIRSGQQVIVCDSCQRILYFNAADELVDQVPSTHRPKRHHPKIDAPQAWYYRPEFQDIGEVFLCLTNSRGQATRRVYDVHTGRLIGDILTREGDYRQAFPEDIAGATRLNGSWTEDELDAFGAELPMVALDSLRFDLDHARHEAATGSHVKQPAPAASTEQAAS
- a CDS encoding MmcQ/YjbR family DNA-binding protein, whose translation is MTANNFREIALALPETEERQHMDHPDFRVAGRIFATLGYPDKSRGMVKLSPEDQHNFAKDYPEVFTPVNGAWGRRGATSVLLKPGKKEVLGKAIEAAWRNTAPRRLIAK
- a CDS encoding DPP IV N-terminal domain-containing protein; translation: MKRQISLACFSLLALIVVLGFLTPAPAQTAPTKPLTIEAIYQTGGLNGRGPETIEWSPDGTKLTFVQRDEKGEKGELWYVDTATGEKKVLVSAAKLASLDPDVNKVKNEREKERLTRYRVASYLWAPDSKHLIFDSQGQLWLYDLGTETAVAFTSAGDPSGDPKFSPNGNQLAYVRKHNLYVRPISGKDEKALTKDTGDSLFNGDIDWVYAEELGVRSNYFWSPDSKEIVFMHMDETKVPTYPITDWMPTHPNVDNEKYPKVGDPNPVVKLGVVDTEKGKVRWISPTSDEDSYIPRFGWVREGVIWAQVLNRTEDKSDLYFIDAKTGKSRIVLTETTPGAWIDFEHVEVRFLKSGGQFLWPSWRDGNMHIYLYSFDKQNPMAADAKLERQLEKGDYAVLGILGADEAAGTVFLAANKDDPREVHIYSVRLDGSDFKNLTPEEGMHSGNFSDDGKHYTHMHSGPQNSPSLSLCTVGAACSPVWQAHNAIAEYGLRAPKYLEFKADDGTVLYGRLLLPPDAASGKIPVIVNIYGGPAAQTVRKGPPDPFDEILARKGFAIFSVDNRGTPGRDRKFQTAIRHEFGAIELKDQLTALDQLLAQYPQLDKDRVAIWGWSNGGSMTLYAMTHSDRFRAGVAVAPVTDQVNYDSIYTERYMGLLKDDKQGYEQSDVTRDADKLHGALLLVHGTSDDNVHFQNSIQMIDALIKAGKQFRLMIYPNKTHSIAGKDARVHLFTMIEEHFERELK